A stretch of DNA from Candidatus Eisenbacteria bacterium:
CGTTGACTCCTTGCGGAACTGAAACCGTGGGACGACTGCAGATCGGACACGCACAAAACCGGACTCCTCGAGCAGTCGGAACATCTCTCCCTCCGGGAGAGCCCCGCCGATTCAACTGGCCCACAGTTTGGGGTCATTGACGATCGATTGGGAGAGCTGTTTAGCGCTCACAATGTCGGTAATCGACATGCGACCACCTGGCCGGAGCACGCGGAATATCTCCTCCACGACCCGGCGCTTGCGAAAGGACAGGTTGATCACTCCGTTCGAGATCACGACATCCACGGAAGCCGAGGGCACCGGGATGTCCTCCATGCGCCCTACCTGGCATTCCATCCGGGTCCCGGTCGCTGCCGCGTGCGCCTGGGCCTTGAGGCACATCGCGGGGTTGAGATCGACACCGATGACCTTGCCGCTTGGGCCTACGCGCCAGGAGGCGATAATCGCGTCGAGGCCAGCCCCACTCCCGAGATCGAGCACTGTCTCTCCCGGCTGGAGGTTGCTTCGCTCGTGCGGATTGCCGACTCCGGCGAACGAGCCAACGGCACTCACGGGCGCGCGATCAAGCCACTCGGGCGAGTAGCCGAACAACTCCGCTGCCTCGCGGCCGTGGAAGAAGTGGAAAGTACCCTTTGGGTTGTCGGCCACTTCCTGATACATGCGGACGATCTCATCTTTGAGCACCGCCTCCAGAGAGGCCTGCGAGTCGACGGGATCAGCCATGTCGTGACCTCCTCATTCGTGTCTCCCAGATCGACGTGAGATTCGCACCGCAGCCTGGCGATCGAGCCCAGCCCATTCGATCAAGGCTCCTCAAATCATCAAACGTGTATTTGAATAACACACGAGCGACAGGTGAGTCAACGGAGCCAACTTTGCGCTGCCGCCAGACGCTCCACCTTGACCGCGGGCTCTCTGCGCGCTGGATCACGCGACTAGGAGGGCATGCCCCTCCATGCGGCACCGGCCTGGTCTCCCCTTAGGTCTCCCCTCAACGTCCGCTCCCGTCCCATTCTGTCCATTTCCGGCCAAACGGAGAGGGTGCCCCGGAAACCCGGAACACCCTCTAGTCGACGCAGTTTCAGCGATGGTTGAGGCGATTTAGGTGGTGGCCCCGGCTGGAGTCGAACCAGCGGCACGCGGTTTAGGAAACCGCTGCTCTATCCGTCTGAGCTACGGGGCCACAACAAGTTACGTTTTGGTGGCTACCACTCTGGCTACCGCTTTTTCGCTGAGCCGCTCTGCCTCACGCATCACGACGTCATCGCTGATGCGCGCGTACCTCTGGGTGGTCTCGATCGAAGCGTGCCCGAGGATCTGCTGCAAAGCAGCGAGACTGCCACCGCGTTCCAGCCACTGACAAGCGAAGGTGTGCCTCGTCTGGTGGACGTGGAATCCTGCAAGCCCCGTTTGCCTTCGGATGTAGGCCGAGAACGACCCTGGTGAGAGGTTCGAGAATGGGACCAACCTGCCGACGTGACCCCTGACCTCCGAAAGCAGCTCCGGAGCGAGTGGCACACGACGCACCCTTCCCGACTTCGTCTTCGACACCACGAGAAACCCCCTCTCAACATCCGAAGCTTGAGCCCTCGTCAGCTCTCCCCACCTGAGCCCCGTCCCGAGTGCCAGGCGGCACACGAAACCGTGCGGGTCGGGAAGTTGTTTGAGCGTTTCTGCATCCTCATCAGCAAGCCGGTCGGGCGGCTGCTCCTGAATCCGCGGCATGATCCTTCGCGGAAACGGCGAGCGATCCACCAGTCCTGCGTCCTCGGCCCAGTTCAGGAAGCACCGCACGTCAGCGAGGATGTGGCCCACGGTGTTCGGTGCGATGTCGTGCTTCTCGAGCCAGAGGCGGTACGACCTGATGTGTTCCTTGGTCACGCGCTGCAGCAATGTCGCTCGGAAGAACGGGTCGATGTACCTCCTGACCCGAGCTGCTGCCATGACCTGTTGCTTTTCGTTCCTAGCGGTCGCGATGTACTGCCCGAGCCAGCGCTTCGCGGCCTCCGCGACCGTGACATCAGCTCGAGGCAAGTGATCTTCGTTCCGAAGCTTCTTCAACTTGGTCTTCGCCTCGGAGAAGTCCTCGCCGAGTGAGATCCAGACGTCCCGGCCGGCGAATCGCTTGCGGAAGTAGTACCCGCCCCTGCCCTTTCGCTTGATCATGTTCTTGGGCAGCTTCGGCATCTTCAGCCCTCCTTTCGGGCCTGAAGCCACCGGAACACGTCGCCACGTTCGAACCGTAACACACGGCCGAACCGGATATGCGGCAGGCCCCGCCGGGAGACCAGCCGGCGAACGGTTTTCGGGCTGACACTGAGGTAATCTGCGACCTGTTGGATCGTGAGTAGCTGGTCCACGCTGTCCCCTCCTGTATTGGAGGAGCCTTGTCAGAAGAAAAGGAGTCGCTCTGGCGTCACCCGCTCCTGCACACGTTGCTCGGGGCAGTCTTGGGGGTCGCGGCGACGTTCGGTGGGACCTACTACGGCTTCCGACTCACCGTGCGGCATGAGCTTCAGAACTACCGGGACGATCTCATCCAGGCCCGGCTCGAAGAGAACAAGTTCGACGACGCAAACGCCTCGGCGCTCGCCACGCAGCTCGAGCTCAATGAGGCCGTGGCGCGGAGTAACCTGCGGATGCTCGACGACGAGATCCGGATCTATCCAGCCATCCGTGACCTCGTGCCGCTTGCCCCCATGCTCGAGTTTCAGGGTGTCGGACCGGGCGTGCGTTTCCCCGGGATGATTGGTCTCGATCCTGCGCTCCGAACCCAAGCGCTCAAGATCATGCTCGACGTGCGTGCGATCAACGGCAGTATCGCGCTGCGGGATGAGGTCAAGAAGTCACGCCAGTTCTCGGCTCTAGCTTTCGACGGCTCACGGCCTGGTGATCCCCAACCTGGAGACGCTGAGCGGGACTCGCTCAACAAGTACCTGCGAGATCACCATCGAAGAGTTCTGGGGCTGTCGAGTTCGTTTCTGGCTCGATTCGATTCGCTGACCCATCGCACGAGACCTGGGGAGAAGTGACCCTGGACAGTCCCGGCAGACGTGGCAAACTGTAAAAGCTTGGCCCCAACTCGCATCGCGCGACGAACTCACCACCCAATGCTTTCAGGTATTGGTGGGTTCGTGTCTGCGGTAGTCGACTGATCCACTATGGCGGTCGACTTCCGGGGCAATCCCGTCAGAGGGAGATCTCGTGGAGCTACACATGCTTCAGACTCTTGAGTACCTCGCGTTCGAAGGCGTTCCAGATGGGGGTCTGGAACTAGACGATTATCTCCGACTCGGAACGAAGCCGGCGATCTCTAGAGAGCTGATGGAAAAGCGGTTCTTCGATCTCATCAGCAAGCGGGAGGGCGAAGAACTCGTGTCGCGGCCGAGTTTTCTCTTCAACCTGACGAGGACGACCCCTCCGAACTGTGACGAGCTGACTGGACATGCAATCACGCGGAACTTCTTGGTTCGTTCGCAGATCTTCATGTTGGCGCTCTGGTTAGTCCGCGACAACAGCGGCAATCCGGGAAGCGTGTTCTTCATGGTCAACAACGAGGATGGCTCGGACAATTCGCTGAGCGAGCGGCACAGCGCGTACTACTTCACCGCGGAATGCACGCTAGTTCATGCCACCTTCACGCGATCGGAGCTCGACACCGCCATCGGCTACATGAAGCAGCTCGACGCCATCATTCCAAAGGTGGCTCGTGCGCTTGAGGCGGGTCGACCAACCGGCCTGGTTCACGCCTCCCGGATCGCAAGGTGCCTATACTTTGCTCAAGCAGCTCGTGGCGCAGATGATCCGAGCGTCAAGGCGGCGTTCTACTGCATCTGCTTTGAGACCCTCTTTTCTACGGACATTAACGGCGTGGCCCATCGCGTCGCAGAACGCTCTGCATTCTTGCTCGGAACCACTGGCACGGAGCGCCGAGAGATCTACAAGAATATCCACGACCTCTATGGGTATCGCTCAACGGTCGTGCATGGCGGTCATCTCAAGCAGAAGGATGAGGCAAAGCTTCGGGCAGTGGTTGTACTTGGGGATGCACATCTTCGAAACGCGATCTTGAAGATCATCGAGAACGAGCCGTTGTTGAACCTGTTTGGGAAGAACGACGAAGGTGCCATTCGTGAACATTTCTTCAACGAACTGTTTCCAACGAACTGAGAGCGCGCTCGGCCTCCGATCCAGGCGCGGCTGAGGATAACGAGGCCTAGACGGCCCCAGTCCAGTTGCTACACTCACTTGGACTTTCCGCAGGCTCGGAACTCGGCTCAACGCCTTGAAGTTCCGCCCTAAACGCCGCCTCCGTTCCTCTCCGGCCCAAATGTCCCGCCCTGCCCCTAATGCGGCCGGCTAGCCGCCTCGCTACCGCTCGGCTCTGGCCATTTGGGCCGGACACTCACGGTCGGCCGAGCGCGCACCGCCTATCGGCCGCAACTTCGTAATGGTCGACGGCCCCGAACCCGTCCACTGAGTGCGCCGCCCTTCGGCCTCACGGCCCCAGTCAATCCGCGAGCGAGTTACTCCGACTCGCGTTCCAAGCCCTCCCCGACTGACACCGGCCATCAAGTAGGCGGGCCGATCACCGGCCCGGAAACCGGAGGGACTCATGACGCAGAACCTGCAAGACGAATTGGCGAAGCTAGACGCGGAAATCAAGGCGGACAGCGAGCGACTGAAGGCGAAGAAGAAGGCGCGGCGCCGCCTGGCAGGCGCCCTCGAGCAACTCAACCTCTCCCTTTAGGGGGCAATCAATGTGGGTCCTGCAGGTGCTCTTCGTCCTCGGCGTGTACGTCTGGGTCTGGGTGTACTGGTACAGGCGGTAGAAGTTCGCTTTGGCGGGTGTCTGCTCCGCAGCTTGACGGTGAAACCCGACGCTGGGCTACCGGCCCGCCGAACTCTATTTGGAGCCTCACAGACGGCTCGTAGCGTCTTCGGCCCGGAGTACCGGGCGCTCGCCTTCTCACCGATTGTTCAGCCCTGAGTTTTTCATTCGCAACGCGCATTCAAAGTAAGCCTGCCTGTAGGTCTCCCAAGCGTAGCGGTTGGGGTCCCCCGGCCGTCAATGTAGTTCGCTGCGGCGACTCCACATTGACCGCCACCCCACTAACCGCTTTTGCGCTTGAGCCCACAGGCGGCCGAGCGCCGGGGACTTTGCATCAACTCGGCGGAAAGGGATCGGCGTATGGAATTCCAAGTCACGCCGGAGAGTTCGGAGTGCTGCAAAGCCCCGATGGTCGGGGGTGTGCAGTGTGAAGCGTGCGGGGCAGACGGCAAGCGAGTCGTGGAGGATTGAGGCCATGGACCTCAACAAAGTCACGCTCATCGGAAACGTAGTGCGCGACCCGGAGTCGAGGGTCAGCGCGTCGGGAGATGGCTCACAACGCCTCTGCCGCTTCAGCCTCGCAACGAACTACGCGTGGCAGGACGCGAAGACGAAGGCGAGGAGAGAGGCGGTCGACTTTCACGACTGCATCGCTTGGGGAAAGCTGGGCGAGATCATCGCGCAGTACGTGAGAAAGGGCTCCAAGGTGTACGTCGAAGGGCGCTTGCGGAAACGACCGTACGTCAACGCGGACGGTCAACGCCGCATGGCCAACGAGATCGTGGCGGACAACATGATCATGCTCGGGCACCGCGCGAAGGCGCCGAGCACGGTCAACGCAACGCTTGTGTCGGACAGTGTCGACGGCAACGGCGTGGAGGAGGGTGCATGACCTCCACCAAGCAGATGACCTGCCCGAAGAGTCCGAACTGCTCAAGGTTTGTGGAGGAGGTCGAGGTTGAGGGAGGTGCGTCATACGTTCTCGACGCGAACTTCCGTCCCTATGAGCTCACCGACATTCGAAACGTTCGACTCGTTCACCGCTCGACAAACCGGGTTTGCGCCGTTCACGGCGTCGCTCCGTTCGTCAGACTGCCCGCGTTCGCCAGGTAGTCAACCGCTCCGAGGGCTCCGAAAGGGGCTCTCGGAAGCTCTCACCCACGACCCACCCTCATGACCAAACTATCCAAGAATCGAACCCGGCTCCTCGAGGCCATACGCGACCTGCGGGTCGCGGACCTCGAGGTCCTCACGGCCCTGCTCGCAAGCGAGCGGGAGCCGGGACGTCATGCCTTTGGTGCCTGGGGAGTGCGGCGAGCGTGCGAAGCCTTGCTCGAGCAGGGGCTACTTCATCGCCTGTGGAAGTTCCGTGACCCCAAGTTCCGAATCAATCGCGGCTCCGCGCGTCAGGTGTTCCTGTTGAGCGGAAAGGGGGCTGTGGTTCTAGGCTCGCCCGCGGTCCGCGCCGAGAGATGGTTCGAGTACTTGAAGGATCCGCGCAAGGAATACGTACTCGAGCATGAGCTGATGATCGCACGGTTCCATGCCGCGCTTCTGAGGGCCCAGCAGGTCAGGCCCGATCTCCTCACACTGATCGCCTGGGAACAGGGTGAAGGGACGGAGATCAAAGGCGAGGGAGTCCGAATCCGACCGGACGCGTTCTTCGTAATGCGCTCAGAGGCGGTGAGGCTCCGCTGGAACGTCTTCCTTGAAGCGGACACTGGAAATGAGCGTATCGAGAGCAGAGACAGCAAGCGTCGCACTATTGAGAAGAAGATCCGCCGCTATGGCGAGGCGGACGCGAAGGAAGTCGTGCAGCGGCAGTTCGAGGTGTCGCGCTTCAGCGTCTTGTTCATGTCACCGAGGCGTTCGGATCCGAGTGCCTTGTCTGGTCGCGAGAGCAGCATCCTGTCAGCGATCCAGAGGCATGGTCGCATCAACGAACACGCGCTCAACTTCTACCGGGTCGTCAGCGAGACGGCCATCATCGAGGCGCTGCAGAACCCAGAGCGACTCTTCGAGGAGGTCGTGACTCACGGAAACGGTCGAGCCTACCCAATCATTGCACTTCCTGCTTCACTGAAAGCGCTGGCCGGCAGCTCGTCCAGCTCCATTCCTTCTCAGGAATTGCCTCCCACGCACGAGGCACCGTGAGCCTTTCGGATCGCACGGGCTTTGCTCCGGAGTGCGAAAGTCCGAAGGGTGCGCCCAGGTTCCCTTACCTGCCCGATCAGCGCGTTCCCTGATGAGAACCACTGTCGGCCGGCAAACGAAAGGCCCCCCGATTTCTCGAGGGGCCGTTTCGTTTACAGCAGCTGCCGCTTGTCGACGTACAGCTCTTCAGGCGGCGAAGCGAACCACGGCTCAGGTGACTTCCAACCATTCCGGCGAGCGGTCAACTTCTTCATCGCCCAGTACTGCTCGCTGAGCGGCGCACGGTCACAAACGCGGGACTCGCCGTTTACCGTGAGCGTTCCGTAGTCGACCTTCTCGCCGTTCTTGACTGCTCTGCGCTTACGCTGGAAGAGAGCCCACGTCTCTTTCTCGGCATCTCTAATCGCAGCCTCGAAATCGCGTCCGAGCTTGCGATCGTTGCTGTCAAGAAAGATGGCGTGAAACGCTGCGGCCCTGGCGAGGCCGTTCATCACGACCTGCTGCGTCCGCGTGCGCTTCCACAACTCCCCTTCCTTCGTCCTGAATCCCATCGCGTTCATCAGGTCCGCCACCTTCTGGTAGGGACGCCCCCTCGGGACACCCTTGCCATTGAGTGGAATCCATCCATCACGCGAGGCGTTCAGGAACAGTGCGATGATCCAAGCCTGAGCCTTACTCTCGCACCCGCCGCACGTCGCGAGCGTGTGCCAGTACCGCTGACCATGACGCTGCATCTGGCCCCCGGCAAAGCCAGAGGTCGATCGCTTTCGTCATGTTCCCTCCGCCTTGCGGAGCTGGCTCTAGGACTTGGCGAGCTTCGTGCGCGGTTCTCATCTTGGCGCGTGACTGTTGACTCTTGTGCTTGCCGATCTTCCCAACGCCGAGGCTGGGTTCGATCTGCCGATAAAGGCGGGCAAGTCGTCGT
This window harbors:
- a CDS encoding methyltransferase domain-containing protein translates to MADPVDSQASLEAVLKDEIVRMYQEVADNPKGTFHFFHGREAAELFGYSPEWLDRAPVSAVGSFAGVGNPHERSNLQPGETVLDLGSGAGLDAIIASWRVGPSGKVIGVDLNPAMCLKAQAHAAATGTRMECQVGRMEDIPVPSASVDVVISNGVINLSFRKRRVVEEIFRVLRPGGRMSITDIVSAKQLSQSIVNDPKLWAS
- a CDS encoding tyrosine-type recombinase/integrase yields the protein MPKLPKNMIKRKGRGGYYFRKRFAGRDVWISLGEDFSEAKTKLKKLRNEDHLPRADVTVAEAAKRWLGQYIATARNEKQQVMAAARVRRYIDPFFRATLLQRVTKEHIRSYRLWLEKHDIAPNTVGHILADVRCFLNWAEDAGLVDRSPFPRRIMPRIQEQPPDRLADEDAETLKQLPDPHGFVCRLALGTGLRWGELTRAQASDVERGFLVVSKTKSGRVRRVPLAPELLSEVRGHVGRLVPFSNLSPGSFSAYIRRQTGLAGFHVHQTRHTFACQWLERGGSLAALQQILGHASIETTQRYARISDDVVMREAERLSEKAVARVVATKT
- a CDS encoding helix-turn-helix domain-containing protein, with protein sequence MDQLLTIQQVADYLSVSPKTVRRLVSRRGLPHIRFGRVLRFERGDVFRWLQARKEG
- a CDS encoding single-stranded DNA-binding protein; translation: MDLNKVTLIGNVVRDPESRVSASGDGSQRLCRFSLATNYAWQDAKTKARREAVDFHDCIAWGKLGEIIAQYVRKGSKVYVEGRLRKRPYVNADGQRRMANEIVADNMIMLGHRAKAPSTVNATLVSDSVDGNGVEEGA